GACGGAAGCGTGGAATGCGTTTTTGCAGTGGAGCCTTGGCTTGCGGCGTTTCGAAGGCGATGCCGCCGGCCATCAGGGTCTGCAGCGATTCACTCTTGACCTGAATGCCGCCGGTCAAACCGCCGGTCAGCGTGACGCCGCTGACGTTCCAGAACCGGGTCGAGGCGTTGACCAGGTTTTCGTATTCCTTCTCGATGTGGACGCCGATCACCAGTTGTTTGCGGGTCTTGGAGAACTGATAGCTCTGCACCGAACCGACCTTGACCTGCTTGTAGAGAATCGGGCTGCCGACGTCGATCGAACCGAGGGTGTCGGTGAACAGCACCAGATGCAGGCCGGGTGCGCGCAGATCCAGCGGCGGCGCTTTTGGCCGGGCTTCAAATTCACGTTGTGGCGCACCACCCTTGTCGCCCGGACGGACCGCGATGTAGTTACCTTTTACCAACGCTTCCAGACCGGTGATGCCAGCCAGGGAGATCGAAGGCTTGACCACCCAGAATTGCGTGCCGGTGACCAGATAATCTTCGGCCAGCGGATCAAGGGTCAGCTCGGCGGTGGCGCTGGACAGGTCCGGATCGATCTTCAGCGCTTTCAGGTTACCGACCTGAATGCCCTTGTACATCACCGGGGTACGCCCGGCCTGCAGGCCTTCGAAATCGCTGAGTTTGACCTTTACACGGATGCCGGCGGCGGCCGCGTCGAAGTCTTCGTAAAGGCGAAACGGCAGGCTCGGATCGGTGGGCGGGCTGTCCTTGCGGTTCTCAGGGGTGGCGAAGGCAATACCGCCAGCGACAATGCTGGCCAGGGACTCGCTGCGCACTTTCACGCCGGACAGGTTGGCGTCGATGCTGATGCCGCTGGCGTTCCAGAAACGGGTGTGTTTGCGCACCAGTTTGGCGTAGGTCGGTTCGATGAAAACCTTGAGCTCGACCGTGCTCTGGTCTTCCGACAGCACGTAACTTTTGATCTGACCGACTTTGATCTGCTTGTAGAACACCGGGCTGCCGCGATTCAACGACCCCAGACGATCGGCCTTGATCGTCAGGTGCAGACCGGGCTTCGAATCCGAGAGTGGCGGCTCTTCGGCCAGGGCCTTGAACTTGCGGGTCGGCTCGCCTTCGCCGGGACTGATGGCCACGTAGTTACCCGATACCAGGGTTTCCAGACCGGTGATCCCGGCCAGGGTCACGCTCGGTTTGACCAGCCAGAAACGGGTGCTGGTCTTCAGGTACTGATCGACATCCTTGTTCATCTCGATGGTTGCGATGACACCTTTGGAGTTGCCTTCATCATCGAGCTTGAGGGCTTTCACCTTGCCGACCGGCATGCCTTTGTAGACCACTTCGGTCTTGTTGGCCTGAATGCCTTCACCACTTTCAAAACGCACCTGAATCTCGATGCCGGTTTCGTTGTAGGCACGCCAGCCGAGCCAACCGCCGATAATCAGGGCGATCAGGGGCAACACCCAGATGGCAGACCAGTTCGAAGCCGGTCGGGTTTTCGCTACAGGCAAATCAGTCATGGTCGGCGTCCGACTCCGTGTTATCCCAAATCAGTCGGGGATCGAAAGTGACAGCGGCAAGCATCGTCAGAATCACCACACTGGCGAAGGCGACGGCGCCAAGATTGGCTTCGACGCTGGCAAGCCGGCCGAAGTTGACGACCGCCACCAGAATGGCGATCACAAAAATATCGAGCATCGACCAGCGGCCGATGAACTCGATGAAACGGTACATCCAGATCCGTTGACGGGCGGACAATGGCTGGCGGCGTTGTACAGAAAACAGCAGCAACGCGATGCCCACCAGCTTGAACGTCGGCACCAGGATACTGGCGATGAACACCACGGCGGCGATTGGAATCATGCCGTGCTGCACCAGCTGGATGACGCCGGACATGATCGTGCTCGGATCACCTTGCCCTAGAGAGCTGACAGTCATGATCGGCAGCACGTTGGCCGGGATGTAGATAATCGCAGCCGTGATCAGCAGCGCCCAGGTTCGCGCGAGGCTATTGGGCCGCCGGGCGTGGACCAGCGCACCGCATCGGGTGCAGGTCTGCACATCGCTGTCGGTTTCCTGCCTGTTCAGTTCGTGGCATTCGGTACAGATCAGAATGCCTGCATCAATCGCCCGCATGGGCATCTTCTCCTGATAACGCCTGCCAGATCTGGTGCGGCGACATCACCACTTCGAGCCAGACCTGAACCAGTAACAAGCCGATGAAACACGCCAGACCGAGGCCCACGGTGATAGCCGCCATGTCCGCCAGTTTGACAATCGCGACCAGGACGCCCATGAGGTAGACCTCGAGCATGCCCCAGTCTTTGAGGTGGTGATAAATGCGGTAGAGCAGCAAGCCATAACTGCGTCCGATGTTGAAACGGATCGTCAGCAACACGATCAACTGACACAACAGTTTCAACAGTGGAATCGCCATGCTGCAAAGGAATACGACAACCGAAACACCGCGCATATCGGTGTTGAACAGACCGATCACACCGCTCCAGACCGTGTCCTGCGACGATTGCCCGAGAACATTGAGCTGCATGATGGGTAAAAAGTTCGCCGGCACGTAGAGCAACAGCGCGGCAATGACCAGGGCGAGGCTGCGCTGCACCACGTTATGACGGTGAGCATATAGTTCGTAACCGCAGCGTGGGCAGAGGGCTTTTTCGCCGTGAGCAAGCTTGGGCTTGCGCATCAGCAGATCGCACTCATGGCAGGCCACCAAGTCATCCAGCGGTAAATCTGACAGCCCGGGGGCGTCAACCGAATCCGACATAAGGGCTCTGGCTCCGAAAAAGTTGGGATCTATTCTAGTGTTCTGATTCGAAAATAACTGTGCAAATTTGTTCGCTGACGCGAGCAAAAACTTTCCTGCGGACAAAACAAAACCCCAACTGCTTTCGCAATTGGGGTTTCGGAATTTAATCTTGACGATGACCTACTCTCACATGGGGAAACCCCACACTACCATCGGCGATGCATCGTTTCACTTCTGAGTTCGGGATGGGATCAGGTGGTTCCAACGCTCTATGGTCGTCAAGAAATTCGGGTACTGAGTCGTGGCCGGATGGCCTCGCTTCAGCAAATTGGGTATGTGACAGCTTTCGGTGTTTTGTGAGCATCGAACTTTCGGTTCATTGCGTCTTCACACACCGCAATCTGGCCTCTTTCGAGTCTGCAGATTGCTTGGGTGTTATATGGTCAAGCCTCACGGGCAATTAGTATTGGTTAGCTCAACGCCTCACAGCGCTTACACACCCAACCTATCAACGTCGTAGTCTTCGACGGCCCTTCAGGGAACTCAAGGTTCCAGTGAGATCTCATCTTGAGGCAAGTTTCCCGCTTAGATGCTTTCAGCGGTTATCTTTCCCGAACATAGCTACCCGGCAATGCCACTGGCGTGACAACCGGAACACCAGAGGTTCGTCCACTCCGGTCCTCTCGTACTAGGAGCAGCCCCTCTCAAATCTCAAACGTCCACGGCAGATAGGGACCGAACTGTCTCACGACGTTCTAAACCCAGCTCGCGTACCACTTTAAATGGCGAACAGCCATACCCTTGGGACCGGCTTCAGCCCCAGGATGTGATGAGCCGACATCGAGGTGCCAAACACCGCCGTCGATATGAACTCTTGGGCGGTATCAGCCTGTTATCCCCGGAGTACCTTTTATCCGTTGAGCGATGGCCCTTCCATACAGAACCACCGGATCACTAAGACCTACTTTCGTACCTGCTCGACGTGTCTGTCTCGCAGTCAAGCGCGCTTTTGCCTTTATACTCTACGACCGATTTCCGACCGGTCTGAGCGCACCTTCGTACTCCTCCGTTACTCTTTAGGAGGAGACCGCCCCAGTCAAACTACCCACCATACACTGTCCTCGATCCGGATAACGGACCTGAGTTAGAACCTCAAAGTTGCCAGGGTGGTATTTCAAGGATGGCTCCACGCGAACTGGCGTCCACGCTTCAAAGCCTCCCACCTATCCTACACAAGCAAATTCAAAGTCCAGTGCAAAGCTATAGTAAAGGTTCACGGGGTCTTTCCGTCTAGCCGCGGATACACTGCATCTTCACAGCGATTTCAATTTCACTGAGTCTCGGGTGGAGACAGCGCCGCCATCGTTACGCCATTCGTGCAGGTCGGAACTTACCCGACAAGGAATTTCGCTACCTTAGGACCGTTATAGTTACGGCCGCCGTTTACCGGGGCTTCGATCAAGAGCTTCGCGTTAGCTAACCCCATCAATTAACCTTCCGGCACCGGGCAGGCGTCACACCCTATACGTCCACTTTCGTGTTTGCAGAGTGCTGTGTTTTTAATAAACAGTCGCAGCGGCCTGGTATCTTCGACCGGCGTGGGCTTACGCAGCAAGTGCTTCACCCTCACCGGCGCACCTTCTCCCGAAGTTACGGTGCCATTTTGCCTAGTTCCTTCACCCGAGTTCTCTCAAGCGCCTTGGTATTCTCTACCCAACCACCTGTGTCGGTTTGGGGTACGGTTCCTGGTTATCTGAAGCTTAGAAGCTTTTCTTGGAAGCATGGCATCAACCACTTCGTCGCCTAAAGGCAACTCGTCATCAGCTCTCGGCCTTGGAATCCCGGATTTACCTAAGATTCCAGCCTACCACCTTAAACTTGGACAACCAACGCCAAGCTGGCCTAGCCTTCTCCGTCCCTCCATCGCAATAACCAGAAGTACAGGAATATTAACCTGTTTTCCATCGACTACGCTTTTCAGCCTCGCCTTAGGGACCGACTAACCCTGCGTCGATTAACGTTGCGCAGGAAACCTTGGTCTTTCGGCGTGGGTGTTTTTCACACCCATTGTCGTTACTCATGTCAGCATTCGCACTTCTGATACCTCCAGCAAGCTTCTCAACTCACCTTCACAGGCTTACAGAACGCTCCTCTACCGCATCACTTACGTGATACCCGTAGCTTCGGTGTATGGTTTGAGCCCCGTTACATCTTCCGCGCAGGCCGACTCGACTAGTGAGCTATTACGCTTTCTTTAAAGGGTGGCTGCTTCTAAGCCAACCTCCTAGCTGTCTAAGCCTTCCCACATCGTTTCCCACTTAACCATAACTTTGGGACCTTAGCTGACGGTCTGGGTTGTTTCCCTTTTCACGACGGACGTTAGCACCCGCCGTGTGTCTCCCATGCTCGGCACTTGTAGGTATTCGGAGTTTGCATCGGTTTGGTAAGTCGGGATGACCCCCTAGCCGAAACAGTGCTCTACCCCCTACAGTGATACATGAGGCGCTACCTAAATAGCTTTCGAGGAGAACCAGCTATCTCCGAGCTTGATTAGCCTTTCACTCCGATCCACAGGTCATCCGCTAACTTTTCAACGGTAGTCGGTTCGGTCCTCCAGTCAGTGTTACCTAACCTTCAACCTGCCCATGGATAGATCGCCCGGTTTCGGGTCTATTCCCAGCGACTAGACGCCCTATTAAGACTCGCTTTCGCTACGCCTCCCCTATTCGGTTAAGCTCGCCACTGAAAATAAGTCGCTGACCCATTATACAAAAGGTACGCAGTCACAGAACAAAGTCTGCTCCCACTGCTTGTACGCATACGGTTTCAGGATCTATTTCACTCCCCTCTCCGGGGTTCTTTTCGCCTTTCCCTCACGGTACTAGTTCACTATCGGTCAGTCAGTAGTATTTAGCCTTGGAGGATGGTCCCCCCATATTCAGACAAAGTTTCTCGTGCTCCGTCCTACTCGATTTCATGACTAAGAGACTTTCGCGTACAGGGCTATCACCCACTATGGCCGCACTTTCCAGAGCGTTCCGCTAATCTCAAAGCCACTTAAGGGCTAGTCCCCGTTCGCTCGCCACTACTAAGGGAATCTCGGTTGATTTCTTTTCCTCAGGGTACTTAGATGTTTCAGTTCCCCTGGTTCGCCTCTTGCACCTATGTATTCAGTACAAGATAACCATCTTATGATGGCTGGGTTCCCCCATTCAGACATCTCCGGATCAAAGTCTGTTTGCCGACTCCCCGAAGCTTTTCGCAGGCTACCACGTCTTTCATCGCCTCTGACTGCCAAGGCATCCACCGTATGCGCTTCTTCACTTGACCATATAACCCCAAGCAATCTGGTTATACTGTGAAGACGACATTCGCCGAAAATTCGAATTTCTCAATTAAGAGAACTCACAAATTTTACCTTAGCCTGATCACCACCAGTGAAAGTGGCTTTCAGTCTATCTTTCTATCACATACCCAAATTTTTAAAGAACGAACCAGTCAAAGACTAGAAATCAACATTCACCATCAACTCGATGGAATGCTCATTTCTAAGCTCTTACTTCAGAAGCAGTAGTGGTGGAGCCAAGCGGGATCGAACCGCTGACCTCCTGCGTGCAAGGCAGGCGCTCTCCCAGCTGAGCTATGGCCCCGTATTTCTACAGGCGTTTCCCACACAAAATTGGTGGGTCTGGGCAGATTCGAACTGCCGACCTCACCCTTATCAGGGGTGCGCTCTAACCAACTGAGCTACAGACCCAATTTCGGGCTGCTTCTTTCGTCTTCTTCAATGAA
The window above is part of the Pseudomonas fluorescens genome. Proteins encoded here:
- a CDS encoding PqiB family protein, with product MTDLPVAKTRPASNWSAIWVLPLIALIIGGWLGWRAYNETGIEIQVRFESGEGIQANKTEVVYKGMPVGKVKALKLDDEGNSKGVIATIEMNKDVDQYLKTSTRFWLVKPSVTLAGITGLETLVSGNYVAISPGEGEPTRKFKALAEEPPLSDSKPGLHLTIKADRLGSLNRGSPVFYKQIKVGQIKSYVLSEDQSTVELKVFIEPTYAKLVRKHTRFWNASGISIDANLSGVKVRSESLASIVAGGIAFATPENRKDSPPTDPSLPFRLYEDFDAAAAGIRVKVKLSDFEGLQAGRTPVMYKGIQVGNLKALKIDPDLSSATAELTLDPLAEDYLVTGTQFWVVKPSISLAGITGLEALVKGNYIAVRPGDKGGAPQREFEARPKAPPLDLRAPGLHLVLFTDTLGSIDVGSPILYKQVKVGSVQSYQFSKTRKQLVIGVHIEKEYENLVNASTRFWNVSGVTLTGGLTGGIQVKSESLQTLMAGGIAFETPQAKAPLQKRIPRFRLFANHDEANQKGAVVTIKVDRADGLRSGTPVRFKGLDVGKIESVDLTDDLQSVILTARITEVPEKIARVGSQFWVVKPELGLIKTSNLETLVTGQYIEVQPAAKNLGPQKNFVALANPPEVTKQEAGLSLVLSAARRGSLKPGVPVTYREITVGKVTGYELGQTADRVLVHILIEPKYAPLVRSGSRFWNTSGVGFDIGLFNGLTVRTESLETAIQGGIAFATPDGEKMGNPARAEQTFPLFDKFEDEWLNWAPKIPLGK
- a CDS encoding paraquat-inducible protein A codes for the protein MRAIDAGILICTECHELNRQETDSDVQTCTRCGALVHARRPNSLARTWALLITAAIIYIPANVLPIMTVSSLGQGDPSTIMSGVIQLVQHGMIPIAAVVFIASILVPTFKLVGIALLLFSVQRRQPLSARQRIWMYRFIEFIGRWSMLDIFVIAILVAVVNFGRLASVEANLGAVAFASVVILTMLAAVTFDPRLIWDNTESDADHD
- a CDS encoding paraquat-inducible protein A; translation: MSDSVDAPGLSDLPLDDLVACHECDLLMRKPKLAHGEKALCPRCGYELYAHRHNVVQRSLALVIAALLLYVPANFLPIMQLNVLGQSSQDTVWSGVIGLFNTDMRGVSVVVFLCSMAIPLLKLLCQLIVLLTIRFNIGRSYGLLLYRIYHHLKDWGMLEVYLMGVLVAIVKLADMAAITVGLGLACFIGLLLVQVWLEVVMSPHQIWQALSGEDAHAGD